The nucleotide sequence ATTTATTCGCGGCTCTCTTTTAAACTTAGTGGGTGAGCCCCGGAGGTGGCGACATATCATAGCGGTGGGTGCGCAGCAAACCGGGGTCCTCGCAAGTGAGCGAAGCGAGCTTGTGGGGTGGAAAGCGGAGCCCCCCGTTTCAGTTAACGTCAGCATCCATGAGCCCCGGAGGGCGCGACAGAAGAAAACAATCCTGTGTCTTATTGTTGTGTCGCACTCTCCGGGGATCACATCTACGTTGGGGCTTGGGTCGGGGGGCTGCACTTCCTACGGTCGTTCTGCATCCACCGCTATGATCTGTCGCCCTCCGGGCTGATTTTACTTGATGAGCCTTAATTGATCCGCTTGATTTGAAAGAGAGCCTTATTTGCCGATGCAGAAGGAAGAGAATATCTGCTGGAGCAGGTCGTCGGTGGTGACGATGCCGAGGATCTCTTCCAGGGCCTTGCTGGCGGTGATCAGGTCGAAGGCGATGAATTCGAAGCCGGCCTCTTTGCGCAAGGCCAGTTGCGCTTTTTCCAGGGCGGAGACGCAGCGTTCCAGAGCCGCCAGATGGCGCGCGTTGGTGAGCAGGGGATGGTCCAGTTCGTCCAGAGGCAGTTCGAAACGCTTCAGGATGGCTTCCTGCAAGGCATCCAGGCCGCCCGGACTGACCACCGAGACGGGGATTCCGGCCTGGGGCGAGTAACCGTCGCGGACTTTAGGGTTAGTCTCCGCGCCGTTTTCATCCGCCACGAGGTCGTATTTACTGGACAGCCAGAGGGTTTTGGTTCTGATCGCTTCAGGCAAGGGGACTTCTTCCAAACTGGCTGGACCGGATCCCGCCTCCACCAGATAGAGCACCAGATCAGCGCTTTGCATCAGGTCCCGGCTGCGGTCGATGCCTTCCTTTTCTGTCAGGTCCGAGCTGGCGCGCAGGCCCGCGGTGTCGTATAAAACGAGGGTGTAGCCGCGCAGCGATACCGATTCCTCGAGGTAATCGCGCGTGGTGCCGGGATGGGGGGTGACAATGGCGCGGTTGAACTTCAGGAAAGCGTTGAACAGCGAGGATTTGCCGGAATTGGGCGCTCCGGCCAGGCAGACGCGGATGCCCTCGCGGATGTAGCGGCCCTGGGAACCCTCGCTGTGCATGGCTTTGGCCTGTTCCAGAATGCCATTGATCCTCTCCTGGAGGTCATCCAGATCGATCTGGGGCAGGTCCTGGTCGGCAAAATCGATGGCCAGTTCGCAGCGCAGGCGGGCTTCGGTGATGGCTGTCAAAAGCGCCTGCAGATGTTGGGACAATCCTCCCTGGACCTGCATCAGGGCGGCGCTTTCGGCCTTGCTGCTTTTGGCCGTGATGAGGTCGTTGACCGCCTCAGCTTGGATCAGATCGAGCTTTCCGTTCAGCAGGGCGCGCAGGGTGAATTCCCCCGGTTCGGCCAGACGGGCGTCGTAAAGCAGGTTTTGCAGGATCCTGGAGGCGATCTGCGGATTCCCGTGGCAGGATATTTCCACGCTGTCCTCGCCCGTGTAGCTGAGCGGGGCGCGGAAAACGGTGCAGAGAACCTGGTCGAGGGCCCTGCCCTCCCGGTCGTGGAAAGTGCCCCTCAGAACGCGGTGCGATGGGGCTTTCAGCAATTTGGCCCGGGGCTGGAAAAACTGCGCCACGATGCCGATGCTGCCGTGACCGCTGATCCGGAGGACATTGATGGCGGCGTGGCCCGGTGGGGAGATCTGGGCGCAGATGGGATCACTTTGGCTGTGCATCAGGCTGGCAGGTGTTTTTTGATCTCAGCAAGCAGCTTATCCGGAGTAAAACCGATCCGGGCGTTGAGTTCGGAGATCTTGCCATGGGCGATGAAACTGTCCGGATAGCCGAAATTGATCACCCTGCAGGGATACTCCGCGAGCAACTGCGCGACGCGGGAACCCGTTCCGCCAATGATGGCGTTGGTCTCGAAAGTGAAGACATGGGTGCAGCTTTCCCCCAGTTTGCGGAGCAGTGGTTCGTCCAGGGGTTTGAGGCTGCGCAGGTTTACCAGCCAGGGTTTGCGGCCTTCCCGGGTCAGGAGTTCCCAGGTCTGGGATGCGACCGGCAAAGCGCCTCCGTCGGCCAGCAAAGCGATTTCCGCGCCTTTATGCACGGTCTGGGCCTTGCCCAAAGTGAATTTTCCCAGTTCCTTGCCCCCGCAGGGCGCGGCTCCACGCGGATAGCGGATGGCGACGGGGCCATCTTTGTAGGTGGAGGCAAAGCGCAGCATGGCATCCAGTTCTTCCGCGGTGGCAGGTGAAAGGAGCACCAGATTGGGGATCCCGCTGAGCAGGGAAACGTCGAAGGCGCCGTGGTGCGTGGCTCCGTCCTCTCCCACCAATCCAGCCCGGTCGACACAAAAAACCACTGGCAGGCGGGGCAGGGCGACGTCGTGGATGACCTGGTCCATGGCGCGCTGGAGGAAGGTGCTATAGATTGCCACGAACGGCTTGATGCCCTTGCAGGCCATGCCGGCTGCGAGAGTGACGGCGTGCTGTTCGGCGATGCCGACATCGAAGAAGCGTTTGGGAAATCTCTTTTCAAAATCCGCCAGCCCCGTTCCGGAGGTCATGGCGGCCGTTATGGCGACCACATTGGGATCCGCAGCGGCAATTGAGCACAGATTGCGGCCGCAAACCTCGCTCCAGCTTTCGGTTCCGCTGCAGGCCTGCTTTCCGTTCCGCACCTCGAAGGGCCCCACGCCGTGGAACAGCGAGGAGTTCTTCTCCGCCGGGGCGTAGCCTTTTCCTTTTTGGGTGACCACATGCAAAAAGACCGGGCCCACCATGTGGCGCTGGATGCGGCGGAGCATGGTGCACATCAGTTCGATGTCGTGGCCGTCGATGGGGCCGACGTATTTGAGGCCCAGGTCCTCGAAGATGATGCTGGGCACGAGGATGTTCATCATCGATTCCTCGAGCTTCTGGGCGCCGAGGATGAAACGGCGGCGCAGATTGTCGGGCAGGGTGGTGCTGAGATCCCAGATCTGCTGTTTCATCGTGTTGTAGGGCCGGCTGGCCATCATGCGGGCCAGGTATTTCTGAAGGCCGCCCACGTTTTTGGAAATGGACATGGCGTTGTCGTTGAGGATCACCAGGAATTTATCTTTCTGGAGGTGGCCCGCATGGTTGAGGGCTTCGAAGCTCATGCCGCCGGTGAGGGCTCCATCCCCGATCACGGCGATGCTGTGGCCCTTTTCCCGAAGCAGGTCGCGGGCGCAGGAAAGGCCCAATGCGGCGGAGACGGAAGTGCTGCTGTGGCCTGTGGAAAAGGCATCGCAGGGGCTTTCATCCCGGTTCGTGAAACCGCTGATCCCATCCAGGCTGCGCAGGGTGTCGAAACGGTCGTTGCGTCCGGTGAGGATCTTCCAAGCGTAGCTTTGATGGCCAACGTCCCAGACGACGCGATCATGGATGGGGTCAAAAACGTTCAGCAGGGCGATGGTGAGGTCCACCGCTCCGAGGCTGGGCGCGACGTGCCCGCCGGTGTGGGAAACCACGTCCACAATGCGTTTGCGCACTTCCCGGGCCAGGAGCTCAAGCTCGTTTGGCTTGAGATTCCTGATCTCCGCGGGGTCGTTTAGCTTTTCCAGGATCATGTTGTGCTCCCTGTAGAAGGGTTCTTGGCTGCCGAGGTGGGACGCAGTTCCTCGGCCTTGACCAGGATGATCTCCAAAACAACCAGCAGCAGTGCCGCCGCCATCAGTATTTTCCAGAGATCGTGTCCCAAGCGGGTGTGAAAGAGGGCGTTTTGCCAGTTGGCGCCCAAGAGTTTGACGTTCTTCAGGCCCTTGTAGTCCATGGGCTCAAATTCGCTTTCCTGGCGGGGCGTGTCCACAGCCAGCAGGGTTTCGGAGCCGTCGGCCTTCCTGAGGGTGTAAATTCCAGGCTGGGCGAGTGTGTGTGTCCGGTTGGCCAGGACCAGGACGCTTCCGTCGGGAAGCACGACCTGATGGGCGCTGACGGCATCGCCCAAGGCATGGCTTTCTCCTGAGGCAATGATGGAACTGGTGTATTCCAGGCTGCGATAGGCAAAAACGGCAAAGGCGGCATCCAAGAAGAATGCGGAGCGCTGGCTGGCCAGATCGAAGTTCCAAAGCAGGAAGTTGTCTTTGGCCAGGGCGAAAACATCGCCTCCACCGGCCAGAAGGGTCGTGGCATCGGTCCCGGAGATCTGCCAGAAACCCGTTATCCCCTTATACTGGATGTTCTTGCCTGCCATCAGCGAAGTGGTGAAATGGTGGGGATTTACGTAACCGATGCTCCCTTCCCGGGCCTGGAAAGCGCCGATGCTGACGCCAAAGAGTCCACCCAGCCAGGTTTTCTGCTCCGGGCTGAGGTTTTGGTCGAGGCAGAAGAGCACTCCGCGGCCGCCGGACCGCAGGGTCTCGACCAACTCGCGCAGTTTGGGGGAAAGATGGGTCGAAGCCTGCAAAACGAAGGTCTGGTACTGGTTCAGCGTGGCCAGGTTGATGCTCTGGGGATCCAGGACGTCGATCCGGCCACCGGGGCCAGTGTAAACCTGCAGCAGCGATCTCAGATAGAGTGGCAAGGCGGCGCGGTCTGAGATGACTGCCACCCGGGGCGCGAGTTGGAAAGGAAAGGCGAAATGGCTGCGGTTGTCGTGCTCGAGGCGGTCGTCCATGACCTCGACGTAGCCGCTTTGCCAGCCATCCTGGCGGATGTCGACCACGATGCTCTGGTTGACGGTCTGGCGCGCGGGCAGGTTGACGAATTTCTCGGCGACCTTGGCATCTCCGAGCACAACCTTGACCAGCACTTCATTGCGGTCCTCCGCGCCGTGATTGCTGAGCCTGAACTCAATGCTCTGGCGGCGGGATTTTTCCACCAGCTGGGGCAGCACGGCCGCGCCAGAACAGCTCAGATTGTCGAACTCGCGGTCTTGGGCGATGTTGATGACATTGAGGTTTTGCCCCTCCGGAACTGGATATTCCTGCTTCTGGCCGTCGGTGATCAGATAGAGCTCGCGATTTGCCAATTGGGTTTCGCGCAGCTTTTCCTCGGCCAGGCTGACCATGTTTGCCAGAGGCAACGGAGAATAGGTCACCCCGATCTGGCTTATCAGGCCCTGGGGAAAAGAGCCGGCATAGATCTGGGCGTGGAGGCGGTTCCAAGCCTCATCGGAAGTGATCAGGACCAGCCTGTCCTGCGGCGTGCAGAGGGCTTCGATCTCCCGGACCGCGTCCTTCGCCCGGTCCAGGTCGCTCCGGGATTCACGCACGTAATCCAGGCTGAAAGAGGTATCCAGCAGAATGGCGATGGCCGTGGGCGGGTGTTTTTGGGCAGGTTTCAGATGTTTGGATTGAAGCAGCGGACGGGTCGCCGCCAGGGTCACCAGCAAAATGATCAGCATGCGGATGATGAGCAGGAGGATGTTTTTCAGGCGGGTGCGCTTTTTCTCCTGTTCCTGGCTGGCCTTGATGAAGCGCAGGGTTGGAAAGACGACGCGTTTGGGTTTCTTTTTGGCCAGCAGCCAGATGATCAGGGGCAGGATGGTGGCTGCCGTGAACAGCAGCAGCCCGGAGTTTAAAAAGCTCAATCCGCCCATGGCTTAAGGCATTCCCACTCCCAGGGAAAAGAGGTATTCGCTGTCTTTGATCTTCATGCCCTGGTTGTTCATGGAGAAGTCGAAACGGAAGACGTTGTAGTTGTAGCCGGTGCCGAAGGTGTAATTGATGTTGCTCGTCCCATAGAAATCGTGGCTGTACATGCCAAGGCGCAGGACTATGCCCTGATTGACATTCTCCCTGCCCGGGGAACCGGGGCTGTTCCAGTCCCAGAGATACTGGAATCCGAAGTGGTAGGTGGTGTCCGTAGACTGGCTCAGTTTGCCCTGCAGGCCGGCCTTGAGGATCATGTTGTCCGAATTGTACTGCGCTCCGATGCCCATCCGGCGCTGGATTGGGACCGATGGGTAGTTTTCCCAGTACAGGCGCGAAAAGAGGTCGTAGCCGCTCACACCGAAGGTCATGCTGCCCGCGTCCATGGTCACGCCCAGGTCTGTGGAAAAGCCTTTGATCTTGTCGTCGATGAAAACATCGTTTTCCCCGGGCACGTTGTAAACCTGGTAGACCAGCCTGCCGGTGAGGTATTTGAGATTGAGGCCGAAGCTGACCGGCTGCCAGGAATCGTCACGCCCCGCCAGGGATACTTGCACTTTGTCCATTTGGTAGTCGTAATAGCGGTAACTCCGGTTTGCGTAAGTATCGACGATATGCACGCTGGCGACGGGCTGATAGGTCCAGGCGGTGTTTTTCGCCAACAGGGTAAAATACTTGAACTGCTTGTCCCGCAGCGCGTTGCTGATCGAGGCTGCTTCCCAGAAGCTCAGGTTTTCTTCATTTTTCAGCCGGAATGAGGTCAGCAGGGCACTGTACGTGTTGGCGCCGATCAAAGCCGGATTGGAATAGCTGGCGAAAAAATCCCCGGCGTTGGTCACGTTCAGCCCGCCCATGCCGATGCAGATCGGGGAAACGTTGTTGTCCGGGATGGCGTAATCGAAGGTGGTGACGGGAAGCGCCGGTTGCTGGGCCGACAGGGCCAGGCTCAAAGCCAGGGCCAGAAAAAGCAGCAGGTGTTTCATAACTTCTCTCTTTGCAGTTTGGTGCGGACCCAATCAGCCGCGAAATAACCCAGCACGCCGGCGAAGATCCCGGCCACCGCGTCGATGAACCAGTGGTAATGGCAAAAAACCGTGGCCAGGGAAAGGAAAAAGGAGATCATCACGAACAGGTAGCCCAGCTTGCGCGCGTATTTGAGGGCGGCGATGGTGAGCACGAGCGTGATGGCGATGTGAGAGCTGGGAAATGCCCCGCCCCAATGCCCGCTGTGGTTGTAGATGAAGGCCATGATGTGGGTGAAAGGGCCGTGGCGGTACGCGTGGGCAAGTTGGTATGCTTCAGGAAAATACCTGCCCCCCACAACCGGGATGAGGCTGTAGAAGAAATAGCAGGCGTAAAACACAAATGTAAGGTTGAAGATCAGTTCGCCAAAGGCCTTTCTGTTCTTGAACCAGAAATAGACCGGCAGGCCGCCGATCATCGGATAGTAGCAGAAATAGGCGAAGTGGAAAAGCTCCTGCATGAACGGCGTGTCGTATCTTTGGCCCCAGACCAGGGAAGGATAGTAGCCGAAGAGCTTGTGGTCGATGCTCATGAACCAGGGATCGAGCCAGTCCTGGAAGGCGATGAGGCTCACGGAGTGCAGCGAAGTGTAGAAAAAACCGAACAGCGCCACGGGATATATCCCCCGCGCGAACTGCAGGGCCTTCAGCAATCCGGGTTTCATGGCCGCGCCAAGGCTCCTTTCCAGCCAGGCCAGAAGCAGCACTCCAGTAAAGATCGAGAGATAGCTGGGATAGTAGAATTCAGGACTCTCCGCCCTGCCCAGGATGATGCCCACCAGCATGTAGAGGAGCATCCAGCCGCAAAAGGCCAGAGTGATCTTGTCGATCGGGCTCAGCCAGGGACGGAGCCCATTCATTTCCGCCGTGCCACTCAACCTGGGTGTGGTTATCGACTGTCCGCTGCCCATGTCACAATTCGCCCATCTTCTTGGATACGATGAAGTTAAGAGCCCCCATCAGGATCGCGATGCCCCAGATGATGGCCACGAAATAGGGCGGCAACTCCTTGCGGAACAGGGGAATGAAGGTGTAAAACACGTGCGTCAGCAGCACCGGCAGGATCACGATCACATATTGCGCGAAGCGGATCTGCTTCCAGATCAGCACGATCAGCCAGGCCACTATCAGGGCCACCAGCATCGGACCCGGCGCGAAATAGAGCAGAAAGCCCGTGTAGGTGAATATCCCCCGGCCCCCGCGAAACCTGTGAACGGCGGGCAGGCAGTGCCCGATCAGCATCGCCAGGCCGTAGACAAGCATGACGCTCTTGTCGTGGAGCAGGCTGAATTCCCCCGTGGGGAACAGCGCTCTGAGGCCGTATTCCACCACCAGCAGGAACAGCAGAGCTTTTAGGATGTCCAGAGCGCCCACCAGGATGCCCAACGGTTTGCTGACATTGGCGTAGATGTTTTCGGTATCAGCCAGGCCGGTGCCGATCTTATAAATATTCAATGACCGCGCGGTCTTGGCCAGCAGCCGGGCCGTGGAAAAGCAGCCGTAGCAGTAGGCCACCACAACGGTCAGGAACATGATCAGATACATCATCGCGGATCTCCGTAATTACGCGCCCCGAACAGGGCCGAGCCCAGCCGTAGCATGTTCGAGCCTTCTTCCAGGGCCACCAGATAGTCGTCGCTCATGCCCATGGAGAGATACTTCATCTCCACCCCCGGAATCGCCTGCTGGCCGATCTTGGCTGCCAGTTCCCGCAACTGCCTGAAATAAGGCCGCGTGCGTTCCGGATCGATGCTCATCAGCCCGATCGTCATCAGGCCCCGGACCCGCAGGCAAGGCAGGGCCGCGATCTGCCACATCATATCCAGGGCGTTGTCAAAACTGACCCCGCTTTTTGATTCTTCGGAGGTGGTATTGACCTGGATCAGGATATCCTGGGTGAGGTTTTTGCTTCCCAGGTGGCGGTTCAGCTTCTGGGCGATGTAGAGGCTGTCCACGGATTGGATCAGAAAGGGTTTCAGGCTCAGCAGGTTGTTGATCTTGTTGGATTGCAGGTGCCCGATATAGTGAAAAGCCTGGTAGGGAACGTTCAGCATGGGAATCTTGCGCAGGGCTTCCTGCACCTTGTTTTCGCCGATGTGGCCGATTCCCAGGCGCAGTGCATCTTCGACCGTCTCCACCGGATGGGTCTTGGTCACCGCGACCAAAGTCACCTCATCCGGGGCCCGGCCAAGCTGGCTCAGCTTGTTCCCTATCTTTTCCTGCACCCGTTTGATATTGTCCGCAAGGGTGGGCATCATCGCTCCCGTTAAATAATCTGCAAAGCCTTTTGGGATCTTGCTTTCAGTAGAGGCCGGCTGCATCCGGCAGCAGGTTTCTGATCAAGATCAGGCCTTATTAGCCATTTTCCTCTGAGCCACTGGCTGTCAAGCAGAATCTCCCGCCGCTTATGCCTGTCAGGACATGGGCATACAAATCCAGCTTTTACTCAAGTTTTGAACCACTCCTCCCCCTCCCGATCACTACGCTATCATTACGGACTCACTACGGACTTTGTCCGTAATGAGTCCGTATTGACACCGTAATGATAAGGGGGGCGACAGGGGTATGGCATGCTTAAGCTGCAGTCTGGAATAGCTTTGACACTATACTGTGAATTATATTTGCCCGAGCCAAAGCTAATGTTCTGCTTTTAAACTATCTATGGCCATAAATTGGCCAATCTGGGCCGGGTTGATACTCAGACGTGGTTACGCAGGGCCAGCTCCATTGGATGGGGGTTCAGGTAGTATTGCTGGGCCAGATAGGGTTGGCCGTATTTGCGCACATAGTGGTTGATCAGGGTGACGGGCACGATCAGGGGCAGCAGGCCGGACCTGTAATTGCTTATCAGTTCGAGCATTTCGGCTTTCTCCGCCGGGGTCAGGTCCTCTTTGAAATAGCCAAGGATGTGCTGCATCACGTTCTGGTGCTTGGCCCGGGTGGCGTGGAATGAGGTGGCGCGCATCAGGTTTTCCAGATAGAGGCGGGCAAATTCCTCCGGGTCGTGCTGTTTGACGGATGCCACCAGTTTGCCCATTTCCCTGTAGAGCTGGGGGTTGTGGGCCATCAGCAGGAGTTTGTGGCGGGTGTGGAAATCGACCAGGCTGCCGGGGGTGAATTTGCTTTTGCGCAGCTTCAGCCAGCGCTGCATGATGAAGATGCGCTCGATGAAACTCTCGCGCAGCACGGGATCGTGCAGCCGGCCCTCCTCCTCCACGGGCAACAGGGGAAAGGCTTTCATGAATTGGCGGGCAAAGATTCCCACGCCCTTTTTCTCGGCCGCTCCGCCTTTGGCTGGATAGACCTTGACCCGTTCCATGCCGCTGGAGGGGGATTTGCTCTTGAAGACGAAGCCGCAGAGTTCCTTTCCAGCCAGGTCCTGGAGCCTTTTAGCGCTCCAATCCAGCATTCGCTGGGTGTGGTCGATGCCGGTCTGAGTGGTCAGCAAGAGGGGATTGTCCGCGCTGCCAACCAGGCGCATGGCCTCGCGGGGGATGGGCAGGCCGCATTCGACCTCGGGGCAGACAGGAACGTAAGATACATATTTGCCAAGGGTTTCCACCAGCCAGTTGTCATACTTGTGCTGCCCGTCGTAGCGCACCTTGTTGCCCAGCAAACAGGAACTGATGCCCAGGGTCAATACTTCTTCCACTTCTCCTCCATATGGAATAGATAAGGCAGCCGCGAGTTCTGTATCGCGGCCGCCAGGGGTTAAATGTTTTGAGAACTATTTCAGGTTGGCCGGGATGATCAGCTCGGCCTCGGTGGCTTTGAGCACGTCATCCACGGAAAAACCTTCGCTCACCTCTTTGAGGACCAGGCCCTCGGGAGTCACCTCCAGAACCGCCATTTCCGTCACGATCAGGTTGACCCGGCCTTTGGCGGTGAGGGGTAAAGTGCACTGTTTCAGGATCTTGGGATTGCCGTGCTTGTCGCAATGCTCCATGGCCACGATCACTTGCTTGGCCCCAGTCACCAGGTCCATGGCGCCGCCCATGCCGGGAATGAGCTTGCCCGGGATCATCCAATTGGCGAGGTTTCCCTCTTGGTCGACCTGCAGGGCGCCCAGCACCGTCATGTCCAGATGCCCGCCGCGAATGATGCCGAAACTGGTGGCGGAATCAAAGAAAGAAGCTCCCGGCAGGGCTGTGATGAAACCCCCGCCGGCGTTGATCATGTCGGCGTCCTCAAATCCCGCTTCCGGAGCGGGTCCCACGCCCATGATGCCGTTCTCGGATTGGAAGACGACATGCACTCCCGGGGGAATGTGGTTGGCCACTTCGGTGGGCAGTCCGATGCCCAGGTTCACGTAATCTCCGTCTTTCAGCTCGCGGGCGATGCGGGCTCCGATCTGTGCGCGTTTGTCCATGGCCATCTCAATTCTCCTTGCTCATGATGATGTAATTGACGAAGATGCCGGGAGTTACGATCTGCTCCGGATCAAGCTCGCCTGCTTCCACGATCTCGTCGACCTCGGCGATGGTGGTTCGGCCCGCCATGGCCATGATGGGATTGCTGTTGCGCGCGGTTTTGCGGTAGATCAGGTTTCCCGCCTTGTCGGCCTTCCAGGCGCGGATGATGGCAAAATCGCTGGGGATCGCGGGCTCCAGGATGTAGTCCTTGCCGTCAATGTTGATGATCTGCTTGCCTTCCTGCACAACGGTTCCCAGACCCGTGGGGGTGAGGATCCCGCCCAGTCCGGTCCCGTAGGCACGGCACCTTTCCATCAGGGTTCCCTGGGGTATCAGCTCGACCTTGATCTCGCCGGAATTCATCTGGTTTTGGATCTCCCGGTTGGTGCCGGTGTGGGAAACCTGGGCGCTTTTCAATTGATGGTTCACCACCAGCTTGCCCACGCCGCGGTTTTCCCAGTCCGAGGCGATGACGATCATATGCAGGTCTTTGGTCCCGGCTGCCACGATGGCGTCAATGATGGTCTCCGGGGCCCCCACAGCCAGGAATCCTCCGATGGCGACGCGGCTGTGCGGTTCGATCATGGCGGCTGCTTCTTCCGCCGTTATCAGCTTGAACATTGCTTCTCCTTGGGGTGTGAATGATATTTGTGGGCAGGAAAAAACACCCGCCGCTTTATGTCAATAGATAGTCCTGGACGCGGTGGACATCCTCGCTGTTGAGCAGCACTTCCAGATAGATCCCGTCCGCGCGGTATTCCTCGGCCTGGATCACGGCTATCTCGTGCAGCAGCGAGGCCAGGGCGCCCTTGTCGTATGGCAAAAGCATCTTGCAGAGCTGGTTTTGGAACAGGCTGGCCTCTACGGTTTGCAGCAGGTCCTCGATGCGCTCCCTTTCCAGCGCGGAGATGGTGATCGCCTCAGGATGGCGCCTCTTAACAAGGGTGAGGTAGGTGCCCTCAACCAGATCAGTCTTGTTCAGGACCAGGACCTGCGGGATGGACGCGGCCCCGATCTCGGCCAGGACACAGTTCACCTGTTCCATGTAATAATCGTGCCGCTGGTCGGAAACATCCACGATATGCAGGAGCAGATCAGCGTCGTTGACCTCCATCAAAGTCGCGCTGAATGAGGCAACCAGGTGGTGGGGCAGGTTCGAGATGAAGCCCACCGTGTCTGAGATCACGACCGGAAATGAGACTGAGAGCTTGAGCTGCCTTGAGGTGGAGTCCAGAGTGGCGAAAAGGCGGTCCTCAACCAGCACGCCGGCCTCGGTGAGGGCGTTGAACAGAGTTGATTTGCCGGCATTGGTGTAGCCGACGAGGCAGATCTTCTTGGTTTTGCCGCGCTGCTTGCGCTGGGTTTCTTTCTGATGCTTGATGGTTTCGATGGCCTGGTTGATCTTGCGGATCTGCTGGCGGATCAGGCGTTTGTCGATCTCGATCTGCTTTTCGCCCATTCCTCGCGTGGCTGTGCCGCCGGCCGACCGTGCCGAGCCGCGTTCCTTG is from Candidatus Syntrophosphaera sp. and encodes:
- the mnmE gene encoding tRNA uridine-5-carboxymethylaminomethyl(34) synthesis GTPase MnmE; the encoded protein is MHSQSDPICAQISPPGHAAINVLRISGHGSIGIVAQFFQPRAKLLKAPSHRVLRGTFHDREGRALDQVLCTVFRAPLSYTGEDSVEISCHGNPQIASRILQNLLYDARLAEPGEFTLRALLNGKLDLIQAEAVNDLITAKSSKAESAALMQVQGGLSQHLQALLTAITEARLRCELAIDFADQDLPQIDLDDLQERINGILEQAKAMHSEGSQGRYIREGIRVCLAGAPNSGKSSLFNAFLKFNRAIVTPHPGTTRDYLEESVSLRGYTLVLYDTAGLRASSDLTEKEGIDRSRDLMQSADLVLYLVEAGSGPASLEEVPLPEAIRTKTLWLSSKYDLVADENGAETNPKVRDGYSPQAGIPVSVVSPGGLDALQEAILKRFELPLDELDHPLLTNARHLAALERCVSALEKAQLALRKEAGFEFIAFDLITASKALEEILGIVTTDDLLQQIFSSFCIGK
- the dxs gene encoding 1-deoxy-D-xylulose-5-phosphate synthase: MILEKLNDPAEIRNLKPNELELLAREVRKRIVDVVSHTGGHVAPSLGAVDLTIALLNVFDPIHDRVVWDVGHQSYAWKILTGRNDRFDTLRSLDGISGFTNRDESPCDAFSTGHSSTSVSAALGLSCARDLLREKGHSIAVIGDGALTGGMSFEALNHAGHLQKDKFLVILNDNAMSISKNVGGLQKYLARMMASRPYNTMKQQIWDLSTTLPDNLRRRFILGAQKLEESMMNILVPSIIFEDLGLKYVGPIDGHDIELMCTMLRRIQRHMVGPVFLHVVTQKGKGYAPAEKNSSLFHGVGPFEVRNGKQACSGTESWSEVCGRNLCSIAAADPNVVAITAAMTSGTGLADFEKRFPKRFFDVGIAEQHAVTLAAGMACKGIKPFVAIYSTFLQRAMDQVIHDVALPRLPVVFCVDRAGLVGEDGATHHGAFDVSLLSGIPNLVLLSPATAEELDAMLRFASTYKDGPVAIRYPRGAAPCGGKELGKFTLGKAQTVHKGAEIALLADGGALPVASQTWELLTREGRKPWLVNLRSLKPLDEPLLRKLGESCTHVFTFETNAIIGGTGSRVAQLLAEYPCRVINFGYPDSFIAHGKISELNARIGFTPDKLLAEIKKHLPA
- a CDS encoding BatA domain-containing protein — encoded protein: MSFLNSGLLLFTAATILPLIIWLLAKKKPKRVVFPTLRFIKASQEQEKKRTRLKNILLLIIRMLIILLVTLAATRPLLQSKHLKPAQKHPPTAIAILLDTSFSLDYVRESRSDLDRAKDAVREIEALCTPQDRLVLITSDEAWNRLHAQIYAGSFPQGLISQIGVTYSPLPLANMVSLAEEKLRETQLANRELYLITDGQKQEYPVPEGQNLNVINIAQDREFDNLSCSGAAVLPQLVEKSRRQSIEFRLSNHGAEDRNEVLVKVVLGDAKVAEKFVNLPARQTVNQSIVVDIRQDGWQSGYVEVMDDRLEHDNRSHFAFPFQLAPRVAVISDRAALPLYLRSLLQVYTGPGGRIDVLDPQSINLATLNQYQTFVLQASTHLSPKLRELVETLRSGGRGVLFCLDQNLSPEQKTWLGGLFGVSIGAFQAREGSIGYVNPHHFTTSLMAGKNIQYKGITGFWQISGTDATTLLAGGGDVFALAKDNFLLWNFDLASQRSAFFLDAAFAVFAYRSLEYTSSIIASGESHALGDAVSAHQVVLPDGSVLVLANRTHTLAQPGIYTLRKADGSETLLAVDTPRQESEFEPMDYKGLKNVKLLGANWQNALFHTRLGHDLWKILMAAALLLVVLEIILVKAEELRPTSAAKNPSTGSTT
- a CDS encoding conjugal transfer protein TraF, encoding MKHLLLFLALALSLALSAQQPALPVTTFDYAIPDNNVSPICIGMGGLNVTNAGDFFASYSNPALIGANTYSALLTSFRLKNEENLSFWEAASISNALRDKQFKYFTLLAKNTAWTYQPVASVHIVDTYANRSYRYYDYQMDKVQVSLAGRDDSWQPVSFGLNLKYLTGRLVYQVYNVPGENDVFIDDKIKGFSTDLGVTMDAGSMTFGVSGYDLFSRLYWENYPSVPIQRRMGIGAQYNSDNMILKAGLQGKLSQSTDTTYHFGFQYLWDWNSPGSPGRENVNQGIVLRLGMYSHDFYGTSNINYTFGTGYNYNVFRFDFSMNNQGMKIKDSEYLFSLGVGMP
- a CDS encoding phosphatase PAP2 family protein is translated as MNGLRPWLSPIDKITLAFCGWMLLYMLVGIILGRAESPEFYYPSYLSIFTGVLLLAWLERSLGAAMKPGLLKALQFARGIYPVALFGFFYTSLHSVSLIAFQDWLDPWFMSIDHKLFGYYPSLVWGQRYDTPFMQELFHFAYFCYYPMIGGLPVYFWFKNRKAFGELIFNLTFVFYACYFFYSLIPVVGGRYFPEAYQLAHAYRHGPFTHIMAFIYNHSGHWGGAFPSSHIAITLVLTIAALKYARKLGYLFVMISFFLSLATVFCHYHWFIDAVAGIFAGVLGYFAADWVRTKLQREKL
- a CDS encoding glycerol-3-phosphate acyltransferase; translation: MMYLIMFLTVVVAYCYGCFSTARLLAKTARSLNIYKIGTGLADTENIYANVSKPLGILVGALDILKALLFLLVVEYGLRALFPTGEFSLLHDKSVMLVYGLAMLIGHCLPAVHRFRGGRGIFTYTGFLLYFAPGPMLVALIVAWLIVLIWKQIRFAQYVIVILPVLLTHVFYTFIPLFRKELPPYFVAIIWGIAILMGALNFIVSKKMGEL
- a CDS encoding YggS family pyridoxal phosphate-dependent enzyme produces the protein MPTLADNIKRVQEKIGNKLSQLGRAPDEVTLVAVTKTHPVETVEDALRLGIGHIGENKVQEALRKIPMLNVPYQAFHYIGHLQSNKINNLLSLKPFLIQSVDSLYIAQKLNRHLGSKNLTQDILIQVNTTSEESKSGVSFDNALDMMWQIAALPCLRVRGLMTIGLMSIDPERTRPYFRQLRELAAKIGQQAIPGVEMKYLSMGMSDDYLVALEEGSNMLRLGSALFGARNYGDPR